A region of Necator americanus strain Aroian chromosome I, whole genome shotgun sequence DNA encodes the following proteins:
- a CDS encoding hypothetical protein (NECATOR_CHRI.G2178.T2), translated as MVVHQATWKGAVHTEFVSALKYAVNVVNCFAESVEHWLEFYFSLTVAVFITLRSMVIMAKRTKKVGIVGKYGTRYGASLRKMVKKMEVTQHSRYTCVFCGKEAMKRKAVGIWSCSKCNKTVAGGAYVYGTITAATVRSTIRRLRDLKE; from the exons ATGGTTGTACACCAAGCGACGTGGAAGGGGGCGGTCCACACAGAGTTCGTCTCCGCCCTCAAATACGCAGTCAATGTAG TTAACTGTTTTGCTGAATCTGTCGAGCACTGGTTAGAATTCTACTTCTCTCTAACCGTAGCAGTCTTCATAACTTTGAGATCTAT GGTTATCATGGCCAAGCGCACCAAGAAGGTCGGAATCGTCGGAAAGTACGGCACCCGTTATGGTGCGTCACTACGTAAGATGGTcaagaaaatggaagtgaCCCAGCACTCTCGCTACACATGCGTTTTCTGTGGAAAGGAGGCTATGAAGCGAAAGGCTGTTGGTATCTGGAGCTGCTCGAAGTGCAACAAGACTGTTGCCGGGGGAGC GTACGTGTACGGAACTATCACTGCCGCCACAGTACGATCTACCATCCGTCGCCTGCGCGATCTCAAAGAGTAG
- a CDS encoding hypothetical protein (NECATOR_CHRI.G2178.T3) — MCFGNFTNRGAINNNRILSVFSLYPAVSVNCFAESVEHWVIMAKRTKKVGIVGKYGTRYGASLRKMVKKMEVTQHSRYTCVFCGKEAMKRKAVGIWSCSKCNKTVAGGAYVYGTITAATVRSTIRRLRDLKE, encoded by the exons ATgtgttttggaaattttacCAATAGAGGCGCAATTAATAATAATCGAATTCTTAGTGTGTTCAGCCTGTATCCCGCTGTTTCAGTTAACTGTTTTGCTGAATCTGTCGAGCACTG GGTTATCATGGCCAAGCGCACCAAGAAGGTCGGAATCGTCGGAAAGTACGGCACCCGTTATGGTGCGTCACTACGTAAGATGGTcaagaaaatggaagtgaCCCAGCACTCTCGCTACACATGCGTTTTCTGTGGAAAGGAGGCTATGAAGCGAAAGGCTGTTGGTATCTGGAGCTGCTCGAAGTGCAACAAGACTGTTGCCGGGGGAGC GTACGTGTACGGAACTATCACTGCCGCCACAGTACGATCTACCATCCGTCGCCTGCGCGATCTCAAAGAGTAG
- a CDS encoding hypothetical protein (NECATOR_CHRI.G2178.T1) has product MAKRTKKVGIVGKYGTRYGASLRKMVKKMEVTQHSRYTCVFCGKEAMKRKAVGIWSCSKCNKTVAGGAYVYGTITAATVRSTIRRLRDLKE; this is encoded by the exons ATGGCCAAGCGCACCAAGAAGGTCGGAATCGTCGGAAAGTACGGCACCCGTTATGGTGCGTCACTACGTAAGATGGTcaagaaaatggaagtgaCCCAGCACTCTCGCTACACATGCGTTTTCTGTGGAAAGGAGGCTATGAAGCGAAAGGCTGTTGGTATCTGGAGCTGCTCGAAGTGCAACAAGACTGTTGCCGGGGGAGC GTACGTGTACGGAACTATCACTGCCGCCACAGTACGATCTACCATCCGTCGCCTGCGCGATCTCAAAGAGTAG
- a CDS encoding hypothetical protein (NECATOR_CHRI.G2179.T1) — MDLLKGYAHSDEEVSDDDATVPVSSENCMSLALPASLAVAPEVNTKSILKQIAIVDPKTKELKTNPTYEQLFQPEAGPSNPFKSENQKAQKNTLTGFVEPAHINEFHFTRELRSFDTLGYARNPTADQSNEFIGNKEVAIKSQGESLFDSKKTGGEKRKRQANFDSSDVEGYTGPWAKYCDEQTIAKPDPELQKEMDEIVRKRQANSRRFKRKQQQQENDNAEETSVLHLKEAQDYQGRSFLVPPAFTGVNLRADAVPEKCFIPKKQIHVYKGHTKGVNCVQWFPKSAHLFLSCSMDTKIKLWEVYGKHQVVRTYAGHRLPVREVTFNNEGTEFLSASFDRYVKLWDTETGQVKQRFHTGHIPFCVKFHPDDDKNHMFLAGMQNKKIVQWDSRTGEIVQEYDRHLGAVNSITFFDKNRRFASTSDDKSIRIWEWEIPVDTKLIQNVGLHSIPTMNKSPNEKWVVGQSMDNRIVLFQLIDEKLRFAKKKAFRGHNSAGYACVTDFSPDMSFLISGDADGKLFIWDWRTHKIVARWKAHDSTCISARWHPHEKSKILTAGWDTVIKMWA, encoded by the exons aTGGATTTATTGAAAGGATACGCCCATAGTGATGAAGAAGTGTCAGATGATGATGCTACTGTACCTGTTTCGTCGGAAAATTGCATGTCGCTGGCCCTTCCTGCATCATTAGCT GTGGCTCCTGAAGTAAATACCAAGAGTATTCTGAAACAAATTGCCATTGTCGATCCGAAGACAAAAGAGCTTAAGACCAATCCAACTTATGAACAGCTTTTTCAACCAGAG GCTGGTCCTAGTAATCCGTTCAAATCAGAAAATCAGAAAGCCCAGAAAAATACTCTGACAGG TTTTGTTGAACCTGCCCATATCAACGAGTTCCACTTCACACGAGAACTTCGAAGTTTTGACACACTCGGGTATGCACGCAACCCTACAGCTGATCAAA GTAACGAATTTATTGGGAACAAAGAGGTTGCCATCAAAAGTCAAGGAGAGTCGTTATTTGATTCGAAGAAGACTGGTGGGGAAAAGCGGAAACGACAGGCAAATTTTGATTCGTCAGACGTCGAAGGATATACTG GCCCATGGGCGAAATATTGCGATGAACAGACCATAGCAAAACCAGACCCAGAActgcagaaagaaatggacgaaatcgtTCGAAAG CGGCAAGCCAACAGTCGgcgattcaaaagaaaacagcaacaacaagaGAACGATAACGCTGAGGAAACTTCAGTTCTTCACT taaAAGAAGCTCAAGATTATCAGGGACGTTCGTTCTTAGTGCCTCCCGCTTTCACTGGCGTGAATCTTCGAGCAGATGCAGTACCGGAGAA GTGCTTTATTCCGAAAAAGCAAATCCATGTTTACAAAGGACACACCAAAGGAGTCAACTGCGTACAATGGTTCCCTAAAAGCGCACATCTTTTCCTTTCATGCTCTATGGACACAAAA ATCAAACTCTGGGAAGTCTACGGAAAGCATCAGGTTGTGCGGACGTATGCTGGCCACAGGTTACCTGTTCGTGAAGTCACTTTCAACAACGAAGGAACAGAATTTCTATCTGCAAGCTTCGATAGATATGTTAAACTATGGGACACTGAAACAGGCCAG GTTAAACAGCGGTTCCATACTGGCCATATTCCGTTTTGTGTGAAGTTTCACCCGGATGACGACAAAAATCACATGTTCCTCGCTGGAATGCAGAATAAGAAAATTGTGCAATGGGATTCACGAACTGGAGAAATTGTGCAG GAATACGATCGCCATTTGGGAGCTGTCAATTCCATAAcattttttgacaaaaatagGAGATTTGCATCCACATCGGACGACAAATCTATACGAATATGGGAGTGGGAAATTCCTGTCGATACAAAACTTATCCAAAATGTGGGACTTCATTCTATTCCAACGATGAACAAAAGCCCGAATG AGAAGTGGGTTGTTGGCCAGTCAATGGATAACCGTATTGTGTTGTTCCAACTAATCGACGAAAAATTGCGGTttgcaaagaagaaagcgttCAGAGGCCACAATTCTGCGGGATATGCTTGTGTGACCGACTTTAGTCCTGACATGAG TTTCTTGATTAGCGGAGATGCTGACGGAAAACTCTTCATTTGGGACTGGAGAACGCACAAAATTGTAGCAAGGTGGAAGGCACACGACAGCACTTGCATTTCTGCTCGATGGCATCCACACGAGAAGAGCAAGATACTCACGGCCGGATGGGATACTGTTATCAAGATGTGGGCATAA
- a CDS encoding hypothetical protein (NECATOR_CHRI.G2180.T1), whose protein sequence is MRPSRSLLQLRNLSAAVQQTSINVKGRYQPWKKPVYVAPHVHPLEIGPDFSVIEGRTIHVTSRKQLEYKLDQIRLAKKIVQLLEEVKYMEAAHSRAEAQRLSDLQQADLLRPKPKGMDSIC, encoded by the exons atgcGACCTTCTCGATCTCTTCTGCAGCTGCGAAACCTTAGCGCGGCAGTACAACAAACCAGTATCAATGTGAAAGGTCGTTATCAACCATGGAAAAAGCC GGTGTACGTCGCTCCACATGTTCATCCGCTTGAGATTGGGCCTGATTTTTCAGTCATTG AAGGCCGAACTATTCACGTGACATCTCGAAAACAGCTAGAATACAAGCTTGATCAAATACGATTAGCG AAAAAGATTGTGCAACTTCTTGAGGAGGTTAAATATATGGAAGCTGCGCATTCGAGGGCAGAGGCCCAACGTTTGTCCGATTTGCAACAAGCTGATTTGCTTCGGCCAAAACCGAAAGGGATGGATAGTATATGTTGA
- a CDS encoding hypothetical protein (NECATOR_CHRI.G2181.T2): protein MTFILGTGGQFEGVRHESTRTFRPSSSSRIVEILRDFLQQTDTPSSGTSTSSFLHIHMNSTAAPAMRVVLLIFTTMVVVSSAPSRQKRAFDSFAGSFSGLDKRAFDSLAAPGFDAFNKRAFDTLAGQGFEAFNKRAFDSLSGSGLTPFNKRAFDSLAGNGFGGFDKRSPLDGAMLFFIIRIIVLVMLYLPDIKNYPERETNSVDQHKRISDVYALIPVTYKRCGSPTVVPLVVTNEDACASMVKIHKGRIDTGPSIFFVRSDVFLLTIHDITSGYDYGSNASNVR from the exons ATGACATTCATACTTGGTACAGGAG GACAGTTCGAGGGTGTTCGTCACGAGTCTACCCGAACGTTCCGACCAAGCTCCTCTTCCCGAATAGTCGAAATCCTTCGAGATTTCCTTCAACA GACCGACACGCCCTCCTCAGGGACGTCGACGTCATCGTTTCTCCACATAC ATATGAACTCTACGGCCGCACCTGCTATGCGGGTTGTGCTGTTAATTTTCACCACAATG GTAGTCGTCTCCAGTGCGCCATCTCGACAAAAACGAGCCTTTGACTCCTTC GCTGGTAGTTTTTCCGGGTTGGACAAGAGAGCATTTGATTCACTC GCCGCACCAGGATTCGACGCATTCAACAAGAGGGCATTTGACACTTTA gcAGGACAAGGATTCGAGGCTTTCAATAAACGTGCGTTCGATTCGCTG agCGGTTCTGGTTTGACCCCATTCAACAAAAGAGCATTCGACAGTCTTGCTGGCAACGGATTCGGCGGGTTCGACAAAAGGAGCCCTTTG GATGGAGCTATGCTATT TTTTATAATTAG AATCATTGTTCTGGTTATGCTATATCTTCCCGACATAAAGAACTATCCAGAAAGAGAAACGAACTCGGTGGATCAACACAAAAGAATTTCCGATGTATATGCATTGATACCGGTCACATATAAAAGATG CGGATCACCAACGGTAGTGCCGCTGGTAGTGACTAACGAGGATGCCTGCGCATCTATGGTCAAAATCCACAAAGGTCGCATTGATACGGgaccatctatcttttttgTTCGCAGCGACGTATTCCTccttacgattcatgatattACTTCCGGCTATGACTATGGCtcaaacgcttccaatgttcgATAA
- a CDS encoding hypothetical protein (NECATOR_CHRI.G2181.T1), protein MNSTAAPAMRVVLLIFTTMVVVSSAPSRQKRAFDSFAGSFSGLDKRAFDSLAAPGFDAFNKRAFDTLAGQGFEAFNKRAFDSLAACEEMDYVEISPRRDLERFWFDPIQQKSIRQSCWQRIRRVRQKEPFGWSYAIVVLHIDLPSFIIRIIVLVMLYLPDIKNYPERETNSVDQHKRISDVYALIPVTYKRWLLSLLYTNSKSTGITVGAECLSKETKHKTRRRHAADTQNGVGSPTVVPLVVTNEDACASMVKIHKGRIDTGPSIFFVRSDVFLLTIHDITSGYDYGSNASNVR, encoded by the exons ATGAACTCTACGGCCGCACCTGCTATGCGGGTTGTGCTGTTAATTTTCACCACAATG GTAGTCGTCTCCAGTGCGCCATCTCGACAAAAACGAGCCTTTGACTCCTTC GCTGGTAGTTTTTCCGGGTTGGACAAGAGAGCATTTGATTCACTC GCCGCACCAGGATTCGACGCATTCAACAAGAGGGCATTTGACACTTTA gcAGGACAAGGATTCGAGGCTTTCAATAAACGTGCGTTCGATTCGCTG GCAGCGtgtgaagaaatggactaTGTTGAGATCTCACCGCGAAGAGATTTGG agCGGTTCTGGTTTGACCCCATTCAACAAAAGAGCATTCGACAGTCTTGCTGGCAACGGATTCGGCGGGTTCGACAAAAGGAGCCCTTTG GATGGAGCTATGCTATTGTAGTGCTACACATCGACTTACCGAGTTTTATAATTAG AATCATTGTTCTGGTTATGCTATATCTTCCCGACATAAAGAACTATCCAGAAAGAGAAACGAACTCGGTGGATCAACACAAAAGAATTTCCGATGTATATGCATTGATACCGGTCACATATAAAAGATGGTTGTTGTCGTTATTGTATACAAATTCGAAAAGCACAGGTATCACAGTTGGTGCTGAATGCCTcagcaaagaaacaaaacacaaaacacgTAGAAGACACGCAGCAGACACACAGAATGGGGT CGGATCACCAACGGTAGTGCCGCTGGTAGTGACTAACGAGGATGCCTGCGCATCTATGGTCAAAATCCACAAAGGTCGCATTGATACGGgaccatctatcttttttgTTCGCAGCGACGTATTCCTccttacgattcatgatattACTTCCGGCTATGACTATGGCtcaaacgcttccaatgttcgATAA